TTCAGCATCCTCATGTCCAGTTGTAGCTTTCGGAAACCAGTACgttagaactttttttttttagacgtCTTTTTCTTGTTGCCAAGATTTCCCCACTaaagcagcaccacagtttcttgagaaactaaGCCTTTTATttcttggaaatgaaaaatccTCTGCTCTCATAGCTCGTCATTGCAAGATTTTACTTGACTGGTATTAGAAAAAAGGAATTAATAATCCTTTTATCGCCCTCAGGACGTTCTTACTAAACGTTATTTACAACAAATCTTTGTCCAGTAACGAGAAGCCCTGCGTGTGACGTCACCTCTGACCAGCACAAAACAGAGCTATCATCAGCCAATCACACAAGCTTTTGCACCAGGAAGGGAGGGAGCTCACCTTAGTCAACAGTGATATGTGATTTTGAATTCCCCACGGATCGACAATCCGACCGCTGATGAAGAGTGCAAGGGTTTCTGGGAGAGAGGGTGTTAATTTTAACACATGCGCACTTGCTCTCTGTGTTCTTTAACACGTGTCTCTTGTTTTTGTTGGTTTCGTTGGTTGCTGTTTTCGGATCCATGAAAAACCCGCACATCGTTCTTTTGAGGCTCTCTCGAAATTTTCTAAACAGCAGAAAGTAAATAACAGGATTGAAACAAGCTGAAGTCTTTGCAAACAACGCGGGTACGATGGAAATTGAAGGAACCATGCTCTGTGGTTTCCATAGGAACACGTACAGAGAAACTGCCGCGTACGGAGTCCAggcaaacaggaaacaaaagGACATTACACACGCCATGCGTGCCGTCTTTTTTTGTGATTCAAAGGCCTCTCGAGTAGGGGCAGCTTTTTCGCCCCACAAGTCACGTGCGTTTTGAGTCATTTTCTTTACGGTTTGGAAGATCTTATAGTAAGACGTTAGCATGACAACGATAGGGACCagaaagaagacaaagaagatGCAGTATACAAAGACAACGTCGCGCAGGTCACGTGACTGCCAATCAAGCGAGCAAAGAACAACGTGGGGAACGTACGCTGACCAACCCAACAGCGGGAACGAACTCCACAGAAGAGCAAACACCCAGAGCGACGCGACCATGAAATTGATTGTTTTAGCGTTGGTCAGTGAGGTTGTAGCGTATTGAATAACGATCGCTCGTTCGACGGCAAAAGTGGCATGATGAAGCATAATCCCGAAAGACAAAAACACTGTAATAAAACCGTACCAAGAGCACACTACGCCAGTTAAGCCTTGTGAATCGTGCGACGCGTTGGCGAAAACTGCCACGGGATAGGCCAAAAAAGCGTGCAACCAATCACCGATCGTTATGCTAAGTATGATCCTATTGGATAGCACGCGGAGTTTACGGTCCTTCATGAAAGTTATAAGCACAGGAGTGTTGAGCCCAAGGGCTGTTACAGCCAGCAGTGCGTAAAAGCTGGCAACGATGAATCGGTCTTGCGAGCTTATGCCTTCTGTAGGTTGCGGCTcttcacttttgttttgaaacCCCGGCATTCTGAAGACGAAGAAACCAAAAGTTCAGTCAGAGGATTCTTATGCGATCTGCCTCATCAGTACTCTCCTTCGCAGGGGTTAATAGACTCGTCACGCAAGGGTCGTCACACAACGCTTGCGTCACGTCCCAAATAACGCCTGCAAAGGAGGCCGATAGGAACCTTACTCAAAGACAACGGAAACGATGACGTCAttctaaaacaaaaattcaCATTATTTCTGACATAAAAGAATTGTCTAAAATCGTTTGGAATATGAAATGAGAGTTAGCTGTCTAACATTTTGAAGATTCAGCGAACAGCCGTTGACAATAACTGAGCCCAACGGCCTCAATGTTCAGGAAGAATCTTAGCAAATTGATTAGGTCAACGTTTTCAACCTTTTCTCGATATTACATCAACGCCCATCCGTAATTCTAGTTACATGTAACCGAAAAAGAATCAATGTACACACATTCTCGTTGTACATGAAGAGG
This window of the Acropora muricata isolate sample 2 chromosome 14, ASM3666990v1, whole genome shotgun sequence genome carries:
- the LOC136898541 gene encoding melanopsin-like, whose amino-acid sequence is MPGFQNKSEEPQPTEGISSQDRFIVASFYALLAVTALGLNTPVLITFMKDRKLRVLSNRIILSITIGDWLHAFLAYPVAVFANASHDSQGLTGVVCSWYGFITVFLSFGIMLHHATFAVERAIVIQYATTSLTNAKTINFMVASLWVFALLWSSFPLLGWSAYVPHVVLCSLDWQSRDLRDVVFVYCIFFVFFLVPIVVMLTSYYKIFQTVKKMTQNARDLWGEKAAPTREAFESQKKTARMACVMSFCFLFAWTPYAAVSLYVFLWKPQSMVPSISIVPALFAKTSACFNPVIYFLLFRKFRESLKRTMCGFFMDPKTATNETNKNKRHVLKNTESKCACVKINTLSPRNPCTLHQRSDCRSVGNSKSHITVD